The region ATGATCGCTGAAAGAGTTAAGGCAAGTTGTACCGCCAGTTCAGGCCGTTGTTGTCTGATTATTAAAATTAACAACGTGACTACAAAGCCTAGCCCGATAATTTGAATGATTTCCATGGTGTTTACACCCCTTAGAACAGCTTAAATACGTCCTGGACGGTGGTGAATAGCCGGCCTAACAACTGCACTACCCATAATAGCACCATGGCAAAGCCGGCAAGAGTGCATAAATGGGCCATATCCTCTTTACCTGCCTGTTTTAAGGCTGTATGAAATACTGAGATCAAGATACCTACTCCGGCAATTTTAAATAATATATCCAGCCCCATGATATTACTCTCTCCTTTCTTAATTAAGCAAAATTGTTAACTTAAAATAAAACTATGACCACCGCCAATCCTCCGCATACTCCCAAGTAACGATACATTCTTACGTTTTGTTCGCAGAGTTTTTCGGCGTCATACTGAATTCTGGACAGTTGTTCATGCACCATGTCCAGAGATTTATGCTGTTCCTCACGGTTCATCCCGCCCAAGTTGGCACTAAAAACTGCAAGAATTTCCCGTTCAGGTTTATTTAAAACGAGTTTCTTAGTTTGCCGTAAAGCCTGACTCATAGCTTCCTGGGGCGTAAGCCGGCCATTGTTACTCAACAGTGTAGCCATGTTGTGAAACATTTCCGTTACCGGCCCGGTTATACCCCCGGTACACAAAGATAATGCCTCAGGGAGTGGTATTGCCGTATAATTAATGTGAGATTTAAGTGCTGTCAAACAACTGATTATTTGACGTATTTGACGCGGGCGTTCAGTATAGTGCGCTGCCAAACTAAAGCCTATGCAAGCGCCGGCAGTAACAACCATTAAACTTCCAAGAATTTTCAACCACATATTTTCACCTCATTTCGACAGCTATAGATAACTTTATCCTGGATAGAATCATAGATTTCTTCAACAGTACCTGGGCCCAACCGGCCGCTTAATATTACATAACGTTCAAAGAACTTTTGCTTCACTAATTCGCTAATATGCGGACGCTGGCCCAATTCTTTGACAGTTCTGCTATGGGCGGTAGCAATTACACTGACCCCCGCATGAACAGCTTCGCGGACGGCATCAGCATCTTCAGCCCGCCCCAGCTCGTCGGTGGCCACAACGTCCGGAGCCATAGACCTAATTAACATTAATAGTCCACTCGCTTTGGGACAAGCGTCAAGCACATCAACGCGCGGACCTAAATCCACGCTGGGAATTCCGTTTTGGCAGGCAGCAATCTCTGATCGTTCATCAACCAAGCCGACTTGAACTCCGGGAATACTAAGCGCGGGTTTACCAGTGCTCAGCTGTCGTAGTAGGTCACGGAGAATTGTGGTTTTCCCACAGCGTGGCGGTGATATAATGAGTGTATTTAATATCCTGCGACCACCGGCCACCACAAAAGGAATTATATTGTCTGCACACCCAGGCACCTCTCTGGCTAAACGGATATTTAGCGAACTAATATTTTTAAGTGCTTTTATCGTTCCATCAAAGGTTGTTACCTGTCCGGCCAAACCAACCCGGTGTCCGCCGTTAATAGTCAAATAACCTAGCCTTAGTTCCTGTTCAAAGGCATAAACAGAATTTTTGCAAATTAGTTGAAATGTTTTAATCAAATCATCACGGCTGCAGCGGTAAGCCTGTGATTCTCCGCTTACATGACCGGATTCAGCCACCATAATGTCGTGAAGGTCCAGCACAAGTAATAACGGTTGATTGGCTCTTAGACGGATTTCAGTGATCTTAGTCAACACGCTGGGCGGTAAGGACATAATCAATTGAACAATGCCTGGAGGTAATACAGGGTAAATGTGTTCAGATAAAATAGATTGGATATTCCTCATCAATCTTTTCCGTCCTTATATATTGAGATATATTAAGAAGGCGACTTGTCTTAGTCTTTGCTCATGCTTTCTTTACATAGATATGTTTAAAAAAGCAGTTTATGCTAAAAAAATAAGAAAGACTTGGCTTGCGCCAAGTCCCTGTATACTAGCGGATGCTTAGTTATTATCCTGAATCAATATCTTTTATACGCCGGGATGCATTATATGACCCGAGTCTTTGGTATCATGCACGTTATCGGCAGAGATGTCCAAGGTGTTATCATATACTACGCCGCCACAGTACGGGCAGGTAACTTCAATATCGTCATCATCGTCTAAAATATCAGATTCAAACGTAACTAATTCATGACACGATGGACAAGCTACTTCAACCATATCGTCATCATAGGACTCTTCATATATGTTGTCATTTTCATCCTCATCACTGTCAAAATCTTCTTCATATATCTGTTCTTCGAGGTCGGTTAAATCTTCATCAATCGACTCTACATACTCTTCCAGTTCCATTTGCGCTAAATTCACACTATGGACTTCTTCGGCGAAAGAGTCAAGTACGTCAATAATATTGAGCAATAACTTGCCTTCAGATGAATGTTCGTTGACATTAAGCCCTTGCGTTAACCCGTGTAAATAGGCCACTTTTTCTTTAAGATTTCTCATAAAATTAAACCCCCTTTAGCTATGTTCTTAGCATAGGATACTACTTGTAGTATATCCAATGCTTATTAAAACATAACTTCAGGGGGCTTGATGGTCTAGCAGCCGTTAGGCACGTTCAATGTATTCGCCGGTACGGGTATCAATTCTTAGTACTTCACCAACATTGATAAACAAAGGCACGCGCACAACATGCCCGGTTTCCAGTTTAGCCGGCTTAGTGCCGCCAGTAGCGGTATCGCCGCGAATGCCGGGATCGGTTTCGACAACGGTAAGTTCAACTGACAATGGTAAATCGACGCCGATAACATTGCCTTGAAAGAACAATACAGCTATGTTCATATTTTCTTTTAAGAATTTGCAGGCATCGCCCATTTGTTCAGCAGACAACGCAATCTGTTCATAAGTCTCATTATCCATCAAATTGTACATGCCATCACTCTCATACAAATACTGCATTTCACGGCGATCAACATGTGCTTTCGGCAATTTTTCACCGGCATTAA is a window of Sporomusaceae bacterium ACPt DNA encoding:
- the spoIIIAB gene encoding Stage III sporulation protein AB, giving the protein MWLKILGSLMVVTAGACIGFSLAAHYTERPRQIRQIISCLTALKSHINYTAIPLPEALSLCTGGITGPVTEMFHNMATLLSNNGRLTPQEAMSQALRQTKKLVLNKPEREILAVFSANLGGMNREEQHKSLDMVHEQLSRIQYDAEKLCEQNVRMYRYLGVCGGLAVVIVLF
- the efp gene encoding Elongation factor P: MISSNDFRTGVTIEIDNDVWQVVDFQHVKPGKGAAFVRAKLKNARTGAVVERTFNAGEKLPKAHVDRREMQYLYESDGMYNLMDNETYEQIALSAEQMGDACKFLKENMNIAVLFFQGNVIGVDLPLSVELTVVETDPGIRGDTATGGTKPAKLETGHVVRVPLFINVGEVLRIDTRTGEYIERA